One segment of Streptomyces sp. NA02950 DNA contains the following:
- a CDS encoding sirohydrochlorin chelatase, whose protein sequence is MSVTPPALLVIAHGSRDPRHAATVDALCARVRSLRPGLRVEAAFLDFNAPRVGQVLARLAAEGVTDIAALPLLLNRAFHAKSDIPAVLREATARHPRLIVRQTEVLGPSPLLTDALERRLHQAGLRPADRRSTGVVLASAGSSDPEAIAVIAEIAREWRHTGWCAVRPAFASASLPRTEDAVRALRAEGVRRVAVAPYVIAPGRLPDRIAHGARAAGADLLAGVLGPAPELARLLLRRYDESRPATPALLSA, encoded by the coding sequence ATGTCCGTCACGCCCCCGGCCCTGCTGGTCATCGCCCACGGCAGCCGCGACCCCCGGCACGCGGCGACCGTCGACGCGCTCTGCGCGCGCGTACGGTCGCTGCGGCCGGGGCTGCGGGTGGAAGCCGCCTTCCTGGACTTCAACGCGCCCCGGGTGGGCCAGGTCCTGGCCCGGCTCGCCGCCGAGGGCGTCACGGACATCGCCGCGCTCCCCCTGCTGCTCAACCGCGCCTTCCACGCCAAGTCCGACATCCCCGCGGTGCTGCGCGAGGCCACCGCCCGCCACCCGCGGCTGATCGTCCGGCAGACCGAGGTGCTGGGCCCCTCCCCACTGCTGACCGACGCGCTGGAACGCCGGCTGCACCAGGCCGGTCTGCGCCCGGCCGACCGACGCTCGACCGGGGTCGTCCTGGCCTCGGCGGGCTCCTCCGACCCGGAGGCGATCGCGGTGATCGCTGAAATCGCGCGGGAGTGGCGGCACACCGGATGGTGCGCCGTGCGACCCGCGTTCGCCTCCGCTTCCCTCCCCCGCACCGAGGACGCGGTCCGCGCGCTGCGCGCCGAAGGCGTCCGGCGCGTGGCCGTGGCCCCGTACGTCATCGCCCCCGGCCGCCTCCCGGACCGCATCGCCCACGGCGCCCGCGCGGCGGGCGCCGACCTCCTCGCCGGTGTCCTCGGCCCCGCCCCCGAACTGGCCCGCCTCCTCCTCCGCCGCTACGACGAGTCCCGCCCGGCCACCCCGGCGCTGCTGAGCGCCTGA